In the genome of Magnolia sinica isolate HGM2019 chromosome 2, MsV1, whole genome shotgun sequence, one region contains:
- the LOC131235835 gene encoding patatin-like protein 2 → MERTSSIINQIQPPTYGTLVTILSIDGGGIRGIIPATILSYLESQLQELDGEDARIADYFDVIAGTSTGSLVTTMLTAPDENNRPLFTAKDIKAFYLEHSSRIFPQHLGPFALIIKILKAVSGPKYNGKYLHGLLREKLGKTRLNQTLTNVVIPTFDIKKLQPTIFSTYEIKSSPGLNALLSDICIGSSAAPTYFPAHYFQTKDSLGKVRDFHLIDGGVAANNPALVAMGEVTKEVFRGNPNFFPIKPMDYGRFLVLSIGTGSPKRDKKYDANQASRWGILGWLINRGSTPLVDVFTQASEDMVDIHISVLFQALHCELNYLRIQDDTLSGNISSVDIATKENLDNLVKIGDGLLKKPVSRVNLETGIFEPIENEGTNEEVLKR, encoded by the exons ATGGAACGAACATCATCTATCATTAATCAGATCCAACCACCAACTTATGGAACGCTAGTCACTATTCTAAGCATTGACGGGGGAGGCATCAGAGGAATTATCCCGGCGACAATCTTAAGCTACTTGGAATCACAACTTCAG gagttggatggtgaggatgctaGAATTGCAGACTACTTTGACGTGATTGCTGGGACAAGCACCGGTAGTCTTGTGACCACTATGTTAACGGCTCCAGACGAAAATAATCGTCCTTTGTTCACTGCCAAAGATATTAAAGCCTTCTACCTTGAGCACAGCTCCAGAATCTTTCCACAGCACCT GGGTCCATTCGCTTTGATCATAAAGATATTGAAAGCAGTATCAGGGCCGAAATACAATGGGAAGTATCTTCATGGACTTCTGAGAGAAAAACTAGGAAAGACGCGGTTGAACCAAACTCTTACGAATGTGGTCATCCCAACATTCGATATCAAGAAACTCCAGCCGACTATCTTCTCTACCTATGAG ATAAAATCCTCACCAGGTTTGAATGCTTTACTCTCTGATATATGCATCGGCTCATCAGCAGCTCCAACATACTTTCCTGCCCATTATTTCCAAACCAAAGATTCTCTAGGGAAAGTGAGAGATTTCCACCTCATCGATGGAGGTGTCGCTGCTAATAATCCG GCATTGGTTGCAATGGGTGAAGTAACCAAGGAGGTCTTTAGAGGGAACCCAAATTTCTTCCCAATCAAACCGATGGATTACGGTAGATTTCTAGTGCTCTCAATAGGAACTGGTTCACCAAAAAGAGATAAGAAATACGATGCAAACCAAGCGAGTAGGTGGGGCATTCTAGGTTGGCTGATCAACAGAGGTTCCACTCCATTAGTCGATGTATTTACTCAAGCAAGTGAAGATATGGTCGATATCCACATTTCTGTGCTTTTTCAAGCCCTACATTGCGAATTAAACTACCTCCGAATTCAA GATGACACACTAAGTGGGAACATATCATCAGTTGATATCGCTACCAAAGAGAACTTAGATAATCTTGTGAAGATTGGCGATGGGTTATTGAAAAAACCAGTCTCAAGGGTGAATTTAGAGACAGGTATATTCGAACCGATTGAAAATGAAGGAACAAATGAAGAAGTTCTCAAAAGGTAA